From Dendropsophus ebraccatus isolate aDenEbr1 chromosome 2, aDenEbr1.pat, whole genome shotgun sequence, a single genomic window includes:
- the C2H7orf25 gene encoding UPF0415 protein C7orf25 homolog: protein MSVDTMLCDRITIAKELIKRAELLSKSRAGGVEGGAKLCSKLRAELKFLQKVETGKVAIKESHLKSTNLTHLQAIIESAESLEDVVSVLHVFSYNDQFGEKQTLVVDVVANGGHTWVKAIGRKAEALHNIWIGRGQYGDKSIIEQAEDYLQASSQQPVQYSSPHIIFAFYNSVSKPMAEKLKEMGISVRGDIVAVNSSVGIVQEENYLSCSESDEDEDLELLHIDKVDRENIVASVAFPREIKVEVCKRVNLDITTLITYVSALSHGGYHFIFKEKVLTEQAAQESHEKVLPLLDSFMEGKELFACECAVRDFKSILETLGGAHERERAASLLQRITVVPDQPSERALKLTISSKINSRSVSIFGTGDTLKAITMTANSGFVRSANNQGVKFSVFIHQPRALTESKESSATPLPKNHVFRPALTSAAVCMSGSH from the coding sequence ATGTCTGTGGATACTATGCTCTGTGATCGTATAACAATTGCCAAAGAACTAATAAAGAGGGCAGAACTCCTCTCCAAGTCTCGAGCTGGAGGTGTTGAAGGTGGAGCAAAACTATGCAGCAAACTTAGGGCGGAACTAAAGTTCTTACAAAAAGTGGAGACTGGGAAAGTAGCCATTAAGGAGTCCCATTTAAAAAGCACTAATCTCACTCACCTACAAGCCATCATCGAGTCAGCGGAGAGCCTAGAAGATGTGGTCAGTGTTCTCCATGTCTTCAGCTACAATGACCAGTTTGGTGAGAAGCAGACACTGGTGGTTGATGTGGTTGCCAATGGCGGCCACACATGGGTTAAAGCCATAGGGAGAAAGGCAGAGGCTCTTCATAATATATGGATTGGACGTGGTCAGTATGGCGACAAAAGTATCATAGAACAAGCAGAAGACTACCTGCAAGCTAGCAGTCAACAgcctgtacagtacagcagtccTCATATCATTTTTGCCTTTTACAATAGTGTCTCCAAGCCTATGGCTGAAAAGCTAAAAGAGATGGGAATATCTGTACGGGGTGATATAGTCGCTGTTAACTCATCTGTGGGAATTGTTCAAGAAGAAAACTATTTAAGCTGTAGCGAATCTGATGAGGATGAGGACTTGGAGCTTCTACATATTGACAAGGTAGATAGGGAAAATATAGTTGCCAGTGTGGCTTTTCCTAGAGAAATTAAGGTAGAAGTCTGCAAGCGCGTGAACTTGGACATCACAACTCTAATAACTTACGTATCTGCTCTCAGTCATGGGGGCTACCATTTTATCTTTAAAGAGAAGGTTTTGACAGAGCAGGCAGCACAGGAAAGTCATGAGAAAGTATTACCTTTGCTAGACTCCTTTATGGAGGGCAAGGAACTCTTTGCCTGTGAGTGTGCTGTGAGGGATTTCAAGTCCATATTGGAGACTTTAGGAGGAGCGCATGAGAGAGAACGAGCTGCTTCACTGCTACAGAGAATTACTGTAGTGCCTGATCAACCTTCTGAGCGTGCCTTAAAACTTACTATCAGCTCCAAAATCAACAGCCGTTCAGTCTCCATATTTGGGACAGGGGACACTTTGAAGGCAATTACCATGACTGCTAATAGTGGCTTTGTAAGGTCAGCTAATAACCAGGGTGTTAAATTCAGTGTGTTTATTCACCAACCTCGAGCACTTACGGAGAGCAAAGAGTCTTCCGCAACTCCCTTACCAAAGAATCATGTCTTCCGACCTGCACTGACCTCAGCTGCTGTTTGTATGTCAGGATCACATTAG
- the PSMA2 gene encoding proteasome subunit alpha type-2, translating to MAERGYSFSLTTFSPSGKLVQIEYALAAVAAGAPSVGIKAANGVVLATEKKQKSILYDEQSVHKVEPITKHIGMVYSGMGPDYRVLVRRARKLAQQYYLVYQEPIPTAQLVQRVASVMQEYTQSGGVRPFGVSLLIAGWDEDRPYLFQSDPSGAYFAWKATAMGKNYVNGKTFLEKRYNEDLELEDAIHTAILTLKESFEGQMTEDNIEVGICNEAGFKRLTPAEVKDYLSAIA from the exons ATGGCGGAACGCGGTTACAGTTTCTCTCTGACCACTTTCAG TCCTTCAGGTAAACTTGTACAGATTGAATATGCGTTGGCTGCGGTAGCTGCAGGGGCACCATCTGTTGGAATCAAAG ctGCAAATGGTGTAGTTTTGGCAACTGAGAAAAAACAGAAATCTATCTTGTATGATGAGCAGAGTGTACATAAAGTGGAACCGATCACTAAACACATAGGCATGGTGTATAGTGGCATGGGCCCAGATTACAG AGTCCTTGTTCGGAGGGCCCGGAAACTTGCCCAGCAATATTACCTTGTGTATCAGGAACCTATTCCAACAGCACAGTTAGTACAGAGAGTGGCGTCAGTCATGCAGGAGTATACACAGTCTGG TGGGGTACGTCCGTTTGGAGTCTCATTATTAATCGCAGGTTGGGATGAAGATCGACCATATTTGTTCCAGTCTGATCCTTCT GGGGCATATTTTGCATGGAAGGCTACGGCAATGGGAAAGAACTATGTAAATGGAAAGACTTTCCTTGAAAAAAG ATATAATGAAGATCTTGAACTGGAAGATGCCATTCACACAGCAATCTTAACACTGAAG GAAAGCTTTGAAGGGCAGATGACAGAAGACAACATTGAAGTGGGTATCTGCAATGAAGCTGGATTTAAGCGACTTACCCCTGCTGAAGTCAAGGATTACTTGTCAGCTATAGCATAA